The window ATAGATCAGTTCATTCACTGACTTCAGGTTTGGGAATCCCCACGCAATATATGGTTCCACAGTTCTCAGCATGTTAATTGAAGCCTTGTTGAGCTTAACAGAAGTGCCATTGAAGATCTGGCGAAGGCGAAGAAGCTGCAACACCTTTCGAACCTTTGGGCTCACACCATTGATACCTCTGATCCTGATAACAAATGCCAACTTGGGTTCTGCAGGTACACAGAAGTTGCCAGCTTTTCTTGCCATCCTAGCCATTCGAATTTCAGTCCTGTACATCTGCCTATACTCCTTGTGATAGTGCTTAGCTTTTTCATAGATAAGCTTCCTCCTTGCCTTTCGAAGCATCTTTTGGGCAAACTTCTTTCTCAGGCGCTTGATCTTTAGTTCTGCGAAATTCCTTCGCTTTTTCTTAAGGGTTTCTGGCACATCAGgaaccttctttttcttttcttcgacaccctccatggttccagccggaaaaagagctgtt is drawn from Loxodonta africana isolate mLoxAfr1 chromosome X, mLoxAfr1.hap2, whole genome shotgun sequence and contains these coding sequences:
- the LOC100666278 gene encoding large ribosomal subunit protein uL30-like; amino-acid sequence: MEGVEEKKKKVPDVPETLKKKRRNFAELKIKRLRKKFAQKMLRKARRKLIYEKAKHYHKEYRQMYRTEIRMARMARKAGNFCVPAEPKLAFVIRIRGINGVSPKVRKVLQLLRLRQIFNGTSVKLNKASINMLRTVEPYIAWGFPNLKSVNELIYKHGYGEINKKRIALTDNTLMARSLGKYGIICMEDLIHEIYTVGKRFKEANDFLWPFKLSSPRGGMKKKTTHFVEGGDAGNREDQINRLIRRMN